One genomic region from Harpia harpyja isolate bHarHar1 chromosome 1, bHarHar1 primary haplotype, whole genome shotgun sequence encodes:
- the GMEB2 gene encoding glucocorticoid modulatory element-binding protein 2 isoform X1, translating to MATPDVSVHMEEVVVVTTPDGAVDGGGVEEVKTVLVTTNLSQHGGDINEDTLETENAAAAAAAAFTASTHLKEAVLVKMAEDEDSLEAEIVYPITCGDSKANLIWRKFVCPGINVKCVQFDDHLISPKEFVHLAGKSTLKDWKRAIRMNGIMLRKIMDSGELDFYQHTKVCSNTCRSTKIDLTGARVSLTSQTSTEYIPLTPASADVNGSPATITIETCEDASDWSTSVGDDTFAFWRGLKDTGLLEEVIHEFHQELVETMKGLQQRAQDPPLQLGDAVLLNNVVQNFGMLDLVKKVLASHKCQMDRSREQYTRDLAALEQQCDEHRKRAKELKHKSQHLNNVLMTLTPVSVPTPLKRPRLTRATSGPAAITSQVLSQPAQLAVTPGVPVSQLANLPLGKVVSALPPSVLGKSPSQPPTASSPASPLLGGYTVLASAGSTFPGTVEIHPDASNLTVLSTAAVQDGSTVVKVVSPFQLLTLPGLGTTIQNVTQMAPGGSTVVTVPSSATEAAGDEHAATSIEVTAVADEAEQK from the exons ATGGCGACTCCGGACGTCAGCGTTCAcatggaggaggtggtggtggtgacgaCGCCGGACGGCGCGGTGGACGGAGGCGGCGTGGAGGAGGTGAAGACGGTGCTGGTCACCACCAACCTGTCCCAGCACGG CGGTGACATAAATGAAGACACGCTGGAGACCGAAAATGCAGCTGCTGCGGCTGCCGCTGCCTTTACAGCCTCCACGCATCTGAAGGAAGCGGTCCTAG TGAAGATGGCTGAAGATGAGGACAGCTTGGAGGCAGAGATTGTCTACCCCATCACCTGTGGGGACAGCAAAGCCAACCTCATCTGGAGAAAGTTTGTGTGCCCCGGGATCAATGTAAAATGTGTGCAG TTTGACGATCACCTAATCAGTCCCAAGGAGTTTGTCCACTTGGCGGGCAAGTCAACCCTGAAGGATTGGAAACGGGCGATCCGGATGAATGGGATCATGCTCCG AAAGATCATGGACTCAGGAGAGCTGGATTTCTACCAGCACACAAAGGTCTGTTCCAACACCTGCCGGAGCACCAAAATCGACCTGACCGGAGCCAGGGTGTCCTTGACCAGCCAGACATCGACAGAGTACATCCCTCTCACTCCCGCTTCTGCGGATG TGAACGGATCCCCGGCTACAATTACCATAGAAACGTGCGAGGATGCCAGCGATTGGAGCACCAGTGTCGGAG atGACACCTTTGCTTTCTGGCGAGGCCTGAAGGACACGGGTCTCCTGGAAGAAGTTATCCATGAGTTCCACCAGGAGCTAGTGGAGACCATGAAGGGCTTGCAGCAGCGAGCGCAGGATCCCCCGCTGCAGCTCGGTG ATGCTGTTTTACTCAACAACGTAGTCCAGAACTTTGGTATGCTGGATCTGGTCAAGAAGGTCCTGGCCAGCCATAAGTGTCAGATGGATCGCTCAAGGGAGCAGTACACGCGGGATTTGGCAG ctctggAGCAGCAGTGTGATGAGCACCGCAAGCGAGCAAAGGAGCTGAAGCACAAATCGCAGCATCTCAACAACGTCCTGATGACCCTCACGCCCGTCTCCGTCCCCACGCCTTTAAAACGTCCCAGGCTGACCAGGGCCACCTCTGGACCAGCTGCCATCACCTCCCAAGTCCTGTCGCAGCCGGCGCAACTCGCCGTCACCCCCGGCGTGCCCGTTTCCCAGCTTGCCAACCTCCCTCTCGGCAAAGTGGTCTCAGCCCTCCCgccctcggtgctggggaagagCCCGTCCCAGCCTCCCACCGCCAGCTCCCCGGCCTCCCCGCTGCTGGGAGGGTACACGGTACTGGCCTCCGCCGGCTCCACCTTCCCCGGTACGGTGGAGATCCACCCGGACGCTTCCAACCTGACGGTGCTGAGCACGGCCGCGGTCCAGGACGGCAGCACGGTTGTGAAGGTGGTGAGCCCCTTCCAGCTGCTGACGCTGCCGGGACTCGGCACGACCATCCAGAACGTGACGCAAATGGCTCCCGGCGGGAGCACGGTCGTGACTGTCCCATCCAGTGCCACCGAGGCCGCCGGCGACGAGCACGCTGCCACCTCCATCGAGGTGACCGCGGTGGCCGATGAGGCAGAGCAGAAGTGA
- the GMEB2 gene encoding glucocorticoid modulatory element-binding protein 2 isoform X2, producing the protein MAEDEDSLEAEIVYPITCGDSKANLIWRKFVCPGINVKCVQFDDHLISPKEFVHLAGKSTLKDWKRAIRMNGIMLRKIMDSGELDFYQHTKVCSNTCRSTKIDLTGARVSLTSQTSTEYIPLTPASADVNGSPATITIETCEDASDWSTSVGDDTFAFWRGLKDTGLLEEVIHEFHQELVETMKGLQQRAQDPPLQLGDAVLLNNVVQNFGMLDLVKKVLASHKCQMDRSREQYTRDLAALEQQCDEHRKRAKELKHKSQHLNNVLMTLTPVSVPTPLKRPRLTRATSGPAAITSQVLSQPAQLAVTPGVPVSQLANLPLGKVVSALPPSVLGKSPSQPPTASSPASPLLGGYTVLASAGSTFPGTVEIHPDASNLTVLSTAAVQDGSTVVKVVSPFQLLTLPGLGTTIQNVTQMAPGGSTVVTVPSSATEAAGDEHAATSIEVTAVADEAEQK; encoded by the exons ATGGCTGAAGATGAGGACAGCTTGGAGGCAGAGATTGTCTACCCCATCACCTGTGGGGACAGCAAAGCCAACCTCATCTGGAGAAAGTTTGTGTGCCCCGGGATCAATGTAAAATGTGTGCAG TTTGACGATCACCTAATCAGTCCCAAGGAGTTTGTCCACTTGGCGGGCAAGTCAACCCTGAAGGATTGGAAACGGGCGATCCGGATGAATGGGATCATGCTCCG AAAGATCATGGACTCAGGAGAGCTGGATTTCTACCAGCACACAAAGGTCTGTTCCAACACCTGCCGGAGCACCAAAATCGACCTGACCGGAGCCAGGGTGTCCTTGACCAGCCAGACATCGACAGAGTACATCCCTCTCACTCCCGCTTCTGCGGATG TGAACGGATCCCCGGCTACAATTACCATAGAAACGTGCGAGGATGCCAGCGATTGGAGCACCAGTGTCGGAG atGACACCTTTGCTTTCTGGCGAGGCCTGAAGGACACGGGTCTCCTGGAAGAAGTTATCCATGAGTTCCACCAGGAGCTAGTGGAGACCATGAAGGGCTTGCAGCAGCGAGCGCAGGATCCCCCGCTGCAGCTCGGTG ATGCTGTTTTACTCAACAACGTAGTCCAGAACTTTGGTATGCTGGATCTGGTCAAGAAGGTCCTGGCCAGCCATAAGTGTCAGATGGATCGCTCAAGGGAGCAGTACACGCGGGATTTGGCAG ctctggAGCAGCAGTGTGATGAGCACCGCAAGCGAGCAAAGGAGCTGAAGCACAAATCGCAGCATCTCAACAACGTCCTGATGACCCTCACGCCCGTCTCCGTCCCCACGCCTTTAAAACGTCCCAGGCTGACCAGGGCCACCTCTGGACCAGCTGCCATCACCTCCCAAGTCCTGTCGCAGCCGGCGCAACTCGCCGTCACCCCCGGCGTGCCCGTTTCCCAGCTTGCCAACCTCCCTCTCGGCAAAGTGGTCTCAGCCCTCCCgccctcggtgctggggaagagCCCGTCCCAGCCTCCCACCGCCAGCTCCCCGGCCTCCCCGCTGCTGGGAGGGTACACGGTACTGGCCTCCGCCGGCTCCACCTTCCCCGGTACGGTGGAGATCCACCCGGACGCTTCCAACCTGACGGTGCTGAGCACGGCCGCGGTCCAGGACGGCAGCACGGTTGTGAAGGTGGTGAGCCCCTTCCAGCTGCTGACGCTGCCGGGACTCGGCACGACCATCCAGAACGTGACGCAAATGGCTCCCGGCGGGAGCACGGTCGTGACTGTCCCATCCAGTGCCACCGAGGCCGCCGGCGACGAGCACGCTGCCACCTCCATCGAGGTGACCGCGGTGGCCGATGAGGCAGAGCAGAAGTGA